From Bacillota bacterium, a single genomic window includes:
- a CDS encoding tripartite tricarboxylate transporter TctB family protein — protein MSKRRVYSWVRVAEIVFPLILLAFCLTLFFMGFKYRPRTRQLPQVTAVLTSALILVHLYSTRKVVRETEPMPKASRRSLLVLLGIIPLFMVALVTLGFAPSSILLIFTLMWTLGMRSVTTLAAVPVGTTLFLYYVFGKLLGVPLPAGVILPRVLG, from the coding sequence ATGTCCAAGAGAAGAGTCTATTCGTGGGTCAGAGTTGCCGAGATCGTGTTTCCACTGATTCTGCTGGCATTCTGCCTAACACTGTTCTTCATGGGGTTCAAGTACCGGCCACGAACCAGACAGCTCCCGCAGGTGACTGCGGTTCTCACCTCTGCCCTGATCCTAGTACACCTCTACTCCACCCGTAAGGTGGTCAGAGAAACCGAACCCATGCCCAAGGCAAGCCGCCGTAGCTTGCTTGTGCTTCTCGGAATCATCCCTCTCTTCATGGTGGCACTGGTTACGCTGGGTTTTGCACCATCCTCGATCCTGCTGATCTTCACCCTCATGTGGACCCTGGGCATGAGAAGTGTGACAACCCTCGCGGCTGTGCCGGTAGGCACGACGCTCTTCCTGTACTACGTGTTTGGCAAGTTGCTCGGTGTGCCCCTTCCTGCTGGAGTCATCCTCCCGCGTGTTCTCGGATAG
- a CDS encoding tripartite tricarboxylate transporter substrate binding protein, which translates to MQASQVRRMMVHMLAAVLVLCMSVGLAGAQEDKFPVKPIRMIITHDVGGSVDIAGRSLIPYLEKNLGVNIQPENMVGAGGRRAMEYVFNQAPADGYTIVVSAFPSRLLGELTYPDSKYKMAEFVHLGAWLGKDYRSILVARASKLQSLQDLINESKKRKLTAAGGGGLGSTSQLQAVMLKEVVGMNAEFIPFDSTAEVAAAVLGKHVDFGLMPLSSSLRYEATGDIKIVAVHSPQRIPECPDVPTMEELGFPGVVIPYGVGAWAPPKTPPSRAKILADAIWKAANDPAYTQWANKAGVLLEPLTAEEFLKRTLDDYKSIQKVLPILMREAGTAK; encoded by the coding sequence ATGCAGGCATCTCAAGTCAGACGAATGATGGTCCATATGTTGGCCGCGGTTCTGGTCTTGTGCATGAGTGTGGGCCTGGCTGGCGCTCAAGAAGACAAGTTTCCCGTGAAGCCTATCAGGATGATCATCACCCATGACGTCGGCGGAAGCGTGGATATTGCAGGCAGGAGCCTCATTCCCTACCTCGAGAAGAATCTGGGCGTGAACATCCAGCCGGAGAACATGGTCGGGGCTGGTGGCCGGCGCGCAATGGAGTACGTGTTCAACCAGGCGCCTGCCGACGGCTACACCATTGTTGTGTCCGCCTTCCCCTCACGCTTGCTTGGCGAGCTGACTTATCCGGATTCGAAGTACAAGATGGCGGAGTTTGTGCATCTCGGAGCCTGGCTTGGCAAGGACTATCGATCCATACTTGTCGCCCGGGCATCGAAGCTTCAGTCCCTCCAGGACCTCATCAATGAATCGAAAAAGCGAAAGCTCACGGCCGCGGGCGGCGGAGGGTTGGGCTCCACATCCCAGCTCCAGGCGGTGATGCTCAAGGAAGTCGTCGGGATGAATGCCGAGTTCATTCCGTTCGACAGCACCGCCGAGGTAGCTGCGGCTGTGCTCGGTAAACACGTGGACTTCGGCTTGATGCCGCTTTCGAGTTCCCTCCGATACGAAGCTACAGGAGACATCAAGATCGTCGCGGTGCACTCCCCGCAAAGGATCCCGGAGTGCCCGGACGTGCCTACCATGGAGGAACTTGGATTTCCGGGCGTGGTGATCCCATACGGTGTCGGAGCATGGGCTCCGCCGAAGACCCCTCCCTCAAGGGCCAAAATCCTCGCGGACGCCATCTGGAAAGCGGCGAATGACCCCGCCTATACCCAGTGGGCGAATAAGGCAGGCGTACTTCTAGAGCCACTCACAGCGGAGGAGTTCCTCAAGAGGACGCTGGATGACTACAAGAGCATTCAGAAGGTCCTCCCGATCCTGATGAGGGAAGCTGGGACTGCGAAGTAA